Proteins encoded within one genomic window of Hahella chejuensis KCTC 2396:
- a CDS encoding flavodoxin family protein, producing the protein MAEKHLLIVAHAPSPNTQRLVEAVVRGAEHEDIETVQTTWVPPLQASPEDVLACDAIILGTTENLGYMSGALKDFFDRCYYPCLEKTQGLPYALYIRAGHDGTGTRRAVESIVTGLRWRAVREPLICRGAFQESFVGQCEEFGMYVAASLDAGII; encoded by the coding sequence ATGGCTGAAAAACACTTGCTTATCGTCGCGCATGCGCCTTCTCCCAATACGCAAAGATTGGTTGAGGCGGTTGTGCGCGGCGCGGAGCATGAAGATATCGAAACAGTGCAAACGACATGGGTTCCTCCGTTGCAGGCCTCGCCGGAGGATGTGCTGGCCTGCGACGCAATTATCCTGGGGACGACAGAAAATCTTGGGTACATGAGCGGGGCCCTGAAAGACTTCTTCGACCGCTGTTACTACCCCTGTCTGGAGAAAACCCAGGGACTGCCTTATGCGTTATACATCCGCGCTGGCCATGATGGGACGGGAACCCGGCGCGCAGTAGAGAGCATTGTCACCGGCCTGCGTTGGCGTGCGGTGAGAGAGCCTTTGATCTGTCGGGGGGCGTTTCAGGAATCGTTTGTCGGGCAGTGCGAAGAGTTTGGCATGTATGTGGCGGCGTCGCTGGACGCCGGCATCATATAA